A stretch of DNA from Planococcus antarcticus DSM 14505:
ACGTCTTTAAGAAATTTAAATTGATGCAAGTAGTTTTTCATCGCTGGATTGTAGCAGTACAAACTTTTGCCCGAATCAATCACTCCTGCATATTCAGTAGCTTCCCAGTTAGAGCAATTACGGCATATCCCTTCTCCTGGCGCGCTGCAGAAAGGGCAGCCTCCTGCTATCCGTTCGAAACCGCTGCGGCAGCGCCCACAAATCACTTCTTCCAGTTCATTGAAAAAGATGCTGTTCCAGCTGACCTGAAGGGGCATGTCACGATCACATAAATAACAGTTCACTTTATCACCTCTCTATTGTAAGAAATGATGCGTTTTTTTGCTTTATCCATTTGTCGAACAATGCCATTGTGAAAAAATATGACCTCACCCTCCGGATAGTCTATAGCTCGGCCAGTGCGCCCTGATATTTGGATCAATGCTGCTGCATCAAAGATTGGCTGGTCAGCTCCAACTACAGCCACCTGCACATTTGGAATGGTAATTCCACGCTCCAGAATGGTCGATGTCAATACGCCAGGAATCTTTTTTTTGCGCAGTTTCATAACTTTTTCTTTTCTATCTTGATCTTTAGAATGGACTGCTTCGATGGTAGGATGTCTTTTCTGGAATAGGATAATTGCCTGTTCAATGAGTTCGACTGTCGGAAAAAATACTAAGAAAGGTTCATCCTTCTCTATTTTTCCATCTACCCAAGCAGCCAGTTTTGTTGGGATTTTCCCTTTCGCAAAGTCCTTCTCATAACTCCATAAAGACCGGAATTCCGGAACCGGTAAAGGATGGCCGTGAAATCGCTGAAATATCCGGGAAGTACTTGATACTTGCTTCACTAACTCGTCTGAAGGGGTTGCCGATACATAGACAATCGGTGCTTCCTTTTTCTTAGCTTTCATAACTGCTCTTTTTAATGCAGGGTCATAGGAAAAAGGAAATGCATCTGCCTCATCGACAATCACAATATCAAAAGCATCTATGAAACGATACAGCTGATGGGTAGTCGCAATGACCAATTGTGCAAACCCCCATTCTTCGGGAGAATCTCCGTACAGACTATGGACAATTGTATTTGGAAAGACGGCACGCACTCGTGGAGTGAGCTCTAAAACTACATCTGTCCTGGGAGCAGCAATACAAACGCGCAGCCCTTTCTTCAAAGCATCAAAGATCGGTGGAAACAATAACTCGGTTTTCCCGGCTCCGCATACGGCATAAATTAGATGATCGTTTTTTTGCAAGAGACTTTTTTGAACTTCCTGTGAAGCCCGTTCCTGCAGTGGGGTGAGACTGCCATTCCAATGGAATGTATGGCTTTGAGGAGAAATCGTTGAAGGAAGCGCCCAAGTGATCAATTCTGTACAGGAACTGATGCGCCCCATCTTTATGCACTGCCGGCAATAATAGCAGATTGTATGACACGCAGCACAGAAAAAAGGAATGATTTTTTTCGTGGATTTTTCAAGGCATCTGGCACATTGCCTGCCGTCTAAGATGCCTGGGCTGGTACTGACCGAACCATCGGAAATGGCTTTATCTATCTGATCTTTTGGAAAAGGAGTGAAATTTCTAAGCCACATCCTGCCTGTTAAAAATTCTTCTATTTGTTTCATTCGCAGCAACCTTTCGCTAGAGAAAAAGCCCCAGTAGGTTATTTCTTCACCCAACCAAGACCCATTGCTCCTTCTCCTAAATGTGTTCCAATAACTGGTCCAAAATAAGAAATCTCGAAGTCCACATCCGGACATGCAATTCCCAATTCTTTACACCATTGCTTTGCTTCTTCCGGCCGATTTGCATGAATAATTGTCGCCTGAAGTTTCTGGCCATCTTTACTATCTTCTTTTAACAAATCAACAATCCGATTCATCGCTTTTTTACGTGTCCGAACTTTCTCGAACGGGATAATGACTTTTTCTTGAAAATGTAAAATCGGTTTGATTTGTAGCATACCTCCTATTAAAGCCTGGGCACTAGACAATCTTCCCCCACGTTGCAGATGCTTTAGATCTTCAACCATAAAATAGGCGCGTAAAGATTTTTTCATTTCGTTCAATTCATTTAAAATGGTTTGCGCATCAGCTCCATTTTCAGCCATTTTTGCGGCTTTCACCACATAAAACCCTTGAAGCGCACAAGTGAGTTCGGAATCGAATGAATAGACGTCTATTCCATTAACCATTTCAGCGGCCTGCTGAGAACCTGCGTAAGTTCCGCTGATGCCACTCGATAAATGAATGGACACAATTTCATCGTGACTCCCAGACAGCTCATTAAACAAAGTGACAAATTCTCCTAATGGCGGTTGTGACGTTTTCGGGAATTCCTCTTTGGCCTTTTGATAAAACGCTTCTTCAGTCAAATCCTCTTCTCTATGAGAATGACTGCCGAACGTCACCTGCAGTGAAACCATGTGGATATTCAATGCTTTACGTGTTTCTTCAGGTAAATAAGCTGTACTGTCAGTTACAATTGCTGTTTTCATTGGTTAATCAGCCTCCCTTTCTAGTTTACCAAAAAAAGACACGGAAAAGACATAAGGAAAAAAGACGAAACAAAAAAATCCCGCAGAGAGCGGGAAAATTGTTATTAGTTACCGACAAGGTGAACACCGTTTACTTTCCACTCGTCGTTTTCTTTTTTAAATATGACAACTTGACGTGCCGTCTGTTCAACCGCATCATCCGAATCTGCAGCTTTCATCTTTACATTAAGTGATGCAAAAACTTCTGCGCGATTCTCTTCGTATTTTACAATCGTTTCATCGCTTGTTTCATATTGGCTATCGTAAGCTTCGAAAGCTTGAGTCAATGCAGCTTTGTCTTCCTCACGATCAAACCCGTCCGGTTCTTGTGCGATGGTCTTCATATAACGGTCGATGTCTTCAGCGTTAAAAGCCGCTATATACTCATCATAAGCTGACAATAACTCATTGGCCTGTTCTTCAGGCACTTCTGCGGCCAGGATATTCCCTTCCTCGTCCACTGTAAAGCCGGCTGATTCCTCCGGAGTCTCATCAATGCCATGGTCGATTGCATTGTTTTCATTTGCTGCATTACCATCTTCGACTGTGTTTTCATTGACTGAAGGCTCTTCGGAATCTGAGCAGGCAGCGAGTGTTAAAATAAGGCCTACTGCAATAATCATTTTTTTCATCATGCATTCCTCCTGCGATTCATTTTGCCATAGGCGGATGGTGAATACAATGAAGAAACTGTGTCATCTGTCAAAACGGAATTTTTTAAAGTTTTGCGATACACTAGTAGGTGCAAATAAAGGAGTGATTGAATGGAAAAAAGAGATGCAAGACAGATACTGGAACAAAAAATGAAGGAAACGCGCCCTCAATGGAACCGCAAGCAGCCTGCTCGGCCAAAGAAATACAAATCGAGCATGCAGAAAGTGGAAAATTATGTAGTGCTGGATTTTGAAACCACTGGATTGCGTGCGGGAAGCGATAAAATCATCCAAATTGGCGCCGTTAGATACCTCAATCATCAGCGCAAGGAAACCATGTACATGATGGTCAATCCCCAATGCTCTATTTCCGGCACGATCACAAGAATCACCGGCATCACCAATAATGATGTAGAAAATGCGCCTGTCATCGAAGAAGTGGCCCATGAATTGATTGCATTTATAGGTGGTCTGCCCATTGTTGCACATAACGCCCCTTTTGATATGGGATTCCTGTATGCATTGGAAGAAATCACACCGATTCCAGAATACACGGTGATTGACACAGTCAAACTCGCAAGAAGAGCTATTACTCAAACACCCAATCACAAATTGACTACATTGACAGCCTTTTTAAAACTGGAACACGATGCCCACGACGCACTGGGCGATTGCCTAGCAACAGCAGCCATCTACCAATACTGCTACGACCGGATTTAAAGAAAAGCGGAGGCGCCCGTGTAGCTCTGACGGGCATAAGACAAACCGGCGAAGCGGCGCTTTTTGCCGCACAGTCGGGATGGCTTATGACCCGAAGAGCTGGGCGCCGGAGTCTGGACAATAAAGAAAAGCGGAGGCGCCCGTGTAGCTCTGACGGGCATAAGACAAACCGGCGAAGCGGCGCTTTTTGCCGCACAGTCGGGATGGCTTATGACCCGAAGAGCTGGGCGCCGGAGTCTGGACAATAAAGAAAAGCGGAGGCGCCCGTGTAGCTCTGACGGGCATAAGACAAACCGGCGAAGCGGCGCTTTTTGCCGCACAGTCGGGATGGCTTATGACCCGAAGAGCTGGGCGCCGGAGTCTGGACAATAAAGAAAAGCGGAGGCGCCCGTGTAGCTCTGACGGGCATAAGACAAACCGGCGAAGCGGCGCTTTTTGCCGCACAGTCGGGATGGCTTATGACCCGAAGAGCTGGGCGCCGGAGTCTGGACAATAGAGAAAAGCGGAGGCGCCCGTGTAGCTCTGACGGGCATAAGACAAACCGGCGAAGCGGCGCTTTTTGCCGCACAGTCGGGATGGCTTATGACCCGAAGAGCTGGGCGCCGGAGTCTGGACAATAAAGAAAAGCGGAGGCGCCCGTGTAGCTCTGACGGGCATAAGAATTTTTGCCGAGTTCTATTTAAACAAAAAAGGCGTGTCTGCGAAAAGCAGACACGCCTTTTTCAAATATTACCTTACTTCAACCCAGCCATTTTTGATTGCGGTCACAACTGCTTGTGTCCGGTCATTTACCTGCATTTTCTGTAAGATGCTTGATACGTGGTTTTTAACTGTTTTCTCAGATATGAACAAGGTTTCACCGATGACACGATTGCTCTGTCCATCAGTCAACAATTGAAGAACTTCACTTTCACGTTTCGTCAACAAATGATACGGGCGGCGAATTTCCGTTTGATGGAAAGAACCTTTGTTCTCGCGTTCACTCAAACGACGGAACTCCATTACTAAGTTACGTGTAACCTTAGGGTGTAAATAAGACCCACCTTTTGCTACGACTTTGATTGCTTGAATAATGGCATCTGCATCCATTTCTTTAAGCATGTAACCTAAAGCACCGGTTTTTAATGCATGTGTTACGTAAGATTCATCGTCGTGGATGGACAGCATAATAACTTTTGCATCAGGAAATTGTTCAATCAATTCACCAGTAGCCTCTACACCATTTTTTTGTGGCATATTGATATCCATCAATACCACATCCGGTCTATTTTCTTCATATAATTTAACGACTTCGTTGCCGTCTCCGCCTTCAGCAACAACTTCAAACGAGCTTTCGAAATCTAAAATTCTTTTTACACCTTCACGGAATAATTGATGATCGTCAATAATAATTATTTTCGTCATTATATTGTCCTCCTCGAATACCCTATCTTATATACCCTCTTTGAAAGGAATATGAAACATTAAGACCGTACCGTTACCAGGCGAGGAATTAATGAAAAAATCGCCTTCAACTAATTCGATTCTCTCTTTCATGCCTGTTAAGCCGAATGACTGATTTTTAACAATCCCTTGATCAAAACCAGTTCCGTTATCTGTTACTATAATTTTTACTTGGTTCTTTACCCATTCCATTTCTATGGTAATTTCAGTCGATTTCCCATGGCGAATTGCGTTTGAAATACCTTCTTGAATAAGACGGAAAATAGCAGTTTCGTATCTATTGGGCAACCGTACTTCTTTCCCATTTGAGTGGAACTTCAATTTTATCCCCTTATTATATTCTTCAATGGTATCGATGTATTTCTTTAAAGTCGGTACCAAACCGAGATCATCGAGTGCCATTGGCCGTAAATCGTAAATAATTCTTCTTACTTCAGTAAGTGCTTGCCTGACCATTTCCTTCAATGAAGTGATTTCCTGAAATGCTAGTTCAGGACCTTTTTCACGGTAAGTTCTTTCAATCAAATCTGAACGAAGCAGAACATTTGCCATCATTTGTGCAGGTCCATCGTGGATTTCCCTTGAAAGCCGCTTTCTTTCTTCCTCTTGTGCTTCGATGATACGAAGGCTATACTCTTGACTTGACTTATTCTTACCGATATCTTCGTCTCCATTTTCCAGATCTGAAGTCAAATAACTGCTGGCTACATTAATTTGATTGACCAGGTTTTCAGCCCGCTCTATCGTTTGGAGCAAAACCTGAAGCCGGCGCTGAAGCTTATACCGCTTCTGCCGATACTTTTTTTCTTCATTACGATTGAGTGATAACTGCACCTGAAGGTCATTTGCCTGTTCATAAACTTGGCGAACCTGACTTTCAGTAAAAGAATTAAAAAATTGGGATACTTCCGCTAAACGTCTGCGGGCAGCACGCGTCTTGTCTTCAAGAAAATCTCCAGCCTCAATGACACGCGAGATATTCAATCGGACATCTTCAAGTTCATCTTTCATTTCTTCATAACTTTGGCGACTTTCTTCACTAATGGCGAAAATATCTTGTTTTGCCCGTTCTATTCCTGCTACCATTTCATTAAAAATAGAATCAGGTGCTTTAACGCTGATTTTCTTTGCCATTCTAAAACCGCCTTAGCTATACTGACTGTACCTAGGTAAATTCCTTACTTCTTTATACCTTATCGGCTGTAACAAGTATATCACTATATAAGCAAGCCCATATTAAATATACGTTACAAATTATCTGATTTCATTCTACAACAGGAGGAGTTAAATTGCGAGAAAATTACATAACTGTAGGCGATTCTGCCAATGCAGAAATACTTATCCAAAAATCCAGGTTCATCGGACACGTGGCACGAGCAGAAACTGAACAGCAAGCCATTGAATTTATTGATTCAATAAAACTCCTTCACCGATCCGCTACTCACAATTGTTCTGCTTACCTTATAGGAGAACATGATTCTATCCAGAAAGCGAATGATGATGGAGAACCAAGTGGCACTGCCGGATTCCCTATGCTCGAAGTGCTCAAGAAACAAGGCTTGAAAGACGTAGTGATCGTAGTTACACGCTATTATGGTGGTATTAAATTGGGCAGCGGCGGATTGATACGGGCTTATGGGAGAACGGCATCAGCTGCGATTTCAGCTGCGGGCACTGTAGAAAGAAAGCTTCATCACTTGATGAAAATTTCGATTGACTACACATGGCTCGGCAAGCTGGAAAACGAAGTTCGCCAGTCTCCATACCCATTAGATCACCTCGAGTATAAAGAAGGTGTCGACCTCTATATTCATGTTGCTGTTGAAAAAGAAGAAGAGTTTATTAATTGGATAAACGAGCTGACAAACGGTCAAGCTCAAATCAGTAAAGAATACAGTGAATTTCTGGATTTCAAATTGTCCTAGTTGTTTTCATTTACGCATTTCAGAAATCGCTGTATAATATCCAAAGCACATAAAAATGAAATATACTTTTTTACAAATCGGCCACTGAAAAGAATACACAGCACAGATCAAAAAAATTGGATTGATCCGAATTTAACACTCGGTTTGCCCATAATCGATAGAGGAGCAACTTACATGAACCGAAAAGTTTATCGAAAAACCAAATCGAGCAGAAAAAGGACCATTATAAAAGTGATTGCCACTTTAGCTGTTTCACTGCTTATCTGCGTGTCTGCCTATGGGATTTACTTGGTCAAAAAAGCCGAGTCAGCGGTGGATACAGCTTATGAGCCAGTAGGCAATACCAATGAAGATGTTGAACCGCTTACCGATAATATCTCCATCTTATTCATTGGAGTCGATGACAGCGAAGAACGCAATCAGAGCGACAGCAATATCCGTTCTGATGCACTCATTCTGGCAACTTTAAACAATGCGGATAAATCCATTAAGTTGGTGAGCATCCCCCGTGATACGTATACGTATATCCCGGATGGAGGAGAAGAAGATAAAATCACCCACGCATATGCTTATAACGGCCCAAGTTCAACCATTGAAAGCGTAGAAGAGTTACTGGATGTACCGGTTGATTATTATCTTCGAATGAATTTCGATGCATTTATTGATACGATCGACGCTCTCGGTGGAATAGAAGTGGAAGTACCATACGATATAACCGAACAGGACGAAAATGATTCAAAAGACGCAATCGAATTAAAAGAAGGAATCCAATTCCTTAACGGCAGCGAAGCTCTTGCGCTTGCCAGAACTCGTCATTACGATAACGACATCGAACGTGGAAAACGCCAACAGATGATCTTGGAATCCATTATGAACCGCGCTTTATCAGTCGGATCGATTACGAAGTATGGAGACGTCTTTGAAGCAGTCGGAGATAACATGAAAACAGATATGAGTTTCCAAGACATGAGAGCATTGTTCGAGTACGCAAAAGCTGGCAAACCAGATGTGGAAACCATTACGTTAGATGGCTACGACGATATGTCCACCGGAATCTACTATTGGAAGCTAAAAGAAGAGTCCTTGCTGGAAATACAAGATATCCTGCAAAGCCACCTGGGATTAAAACCTGACACTTCTAACCTAACCAATAGCGGCATTGAACAAGAGTTTGCAGAATATCCAAATGAAGGCGAAAAAACACCACAATAAAAACGTGGTGTTTTTTTTCGATTTTTTTTTGCACAATTCCCATTAATTTAGTTACCTTATAATTTTCCCCGAAATAAAAAGATTGAACCAAAAGCGTTACGCTTCAAGTTCAATCTTGTTCCTTGCCTTTCAACCGCACCAAGTTTAGTAGCGGACGATAATTCTTTCCTGCCAACCCGACCACTTCTACGAAAAGTTCTATTGCCACCAGCATGACGCTGATTAGCAAAATCCCTCCCCATAAAGTCGCTTGAGAGAAGAGGAGCGCAGCAAGTCCGAACAAGGCTGCAATACCGTAAATAATCAATACGGTTTGGCTATGAGAAAAGCCGATATTCAGTAAGCAGTGGTGCAAATGGGATTTATCCGCTTCCGAAATTGACTTTTTTTCGCGTACTCGACGGACTATAGCGAAAAACGTATCTGAAATCGGGACACCCAGCATGATGATTGGGATAATCAGCGCGACAACAGTAACGTTTTTAAAGCCCATCAAGGCTAATACTGAAATCATAAATCCTAAAAACAAAGCACCTGTATCCCCCATAAAGATTTTAGCAGGATGAAAATTGTAAACTAAAAATCCTGAGGTGCTAGCTGCCAAAAGAGCAGCCATGGACATAACGTAGACATCGCCCATAATAAAAGCCATCGCCGCAAGTGTTAGTAAAGCAACTGTTGAGACGCCAGCAGCCAATCCATCAAGACCATCAATCAAATTGATGGCATTGGTAATACCAACAATCCATAGGATAGTTAGTGGAATACTCAAATAGCCAAAATCCAACACCCCGCCAAATGGCAAGTTGATGAAAGAAATTTCGAGTCCACCACCGACCACCACAATTCCTGCGGCAACTAGCTGCCCAATCAATTTCGCTTTGGCACTAATTTCGTACATATCATCCAGTACGCCGGTAATGATAATCAAAAATGCACCTATGATTATAGCAGTTTCAATCGGTATGAAAGAAGCTTCAATTGCATTAGATATGGGGTCTTGTGGTTTCAGTATGAAGTATGCGATTAAGAATGAAGCGAAAATGGCCAATCCACCTAAACGCGGCATAATTCTCGCATGAACTTTTCGGTAATTGGGACGGTCAACTGCTCCTACGCGAAAGGCAATGCGTTTGACGATCGGAGTCAGCGCAATCGAAGCGATAAATGCCAAGACCATGGTAAGGTACAGCATATCTTTCCTCCTTAAAACATCTTTTATACGCACATATCCATTTATATTATAGCACGACTATACGATAAATAAAGAAAAACCTACTTTGTCGTTTAGTCTCTTTGCGAATAAAGTTTCGACTGGCATCTTTTCCTTGATAACTCAGCTTAGATCCTTTTCTGATTGTTGGAAAGCCATAAAATAAGCAGCTATTTATTTTTTCAGGCTCTTTAACAAATCTCTTTCTTTCTCTTCATCTAACCCTGCCTTTAACTGGGTCACTCCCTCCGTCTTGCTCCATTCAAGCGTGTCTTTTGCCGATTGTTCAAGAGACCGTAATGTAAGTCCCGTGCTTTTCGCCTTTTCGTTGTTCACCAGTATGAAGCCTTCGGGAAAATCTGTTGAAATTGGAATCCAAAAGGGTAATTCGAAAGTTTGCACTCCTTTATCCAATAGGTCACTGTCATCTGCCCAAGTAGTTTCCAGCTCTCCAGCGGCTAAACTCGAAACAAATTCTTCCATGGATATAGAATCCGCAGCCACATTGAATATTCCCGTTGCTTTCTTCTCCATCTGGGAAACTGTAAATTCCGCTAAATCTCTGGCATCAATCCATTGCACCTTGCTTTTTTTACTGCCAGGTATCAAGACAGGACCTTTGCCATTCAACTTGATTGTCCAGTATGTAAACCGGTCTGTCGGATCAGCAGGCCCAACGACAATGCCAGGCCGAATGATCAAAGCTCGATCACCTAAACGTTCTTCAATAAGCCGTTCACACATCACCTTAAAAGGGCCATAGGTTTCGCCAGTGACCTTATCTCCTTGCACTTTCTTTTCAAATACAGATGCATTTTCCTTAACCGGTCCTTGCTTAAAATCGGTATAAACTGAAATCGTAGAAATAAATGTATAATGATCCGTTAGAATATTTTCAAGTATCGGCTCCAAATCTGCAGGAGTGTAAGTTGATGTATCTATCACTGCCTCCCATTTTTCATTTGCTAATTTTGCCGCATCTTTCCTACGATCACCTAAAATTCTTTTTAGTTCCGGAAAAACGCTAGGATTACTTTTCCCGCGATTGAACAAAACCACTTCATGTCCTTTTTCTAGGAGCTTCTCCACTATATGACGTCCTACAAAAGATGTACCTCCAATAATTAATACTTTCATTTTCCCACTCCTTTATAAGTGATTTTAATTACTTTTTTAATTATAATATGATATATTGAATAAAATATAACGAATTTTCAAATATTTTTATAGGAGTGTAAGCCAAATGGATGACACGCTTCAAATATATTCACTGAAGACGCTTTGGACACCTTGGGATGAAGCAGCTATATTAAAAATGAATCACCAGTCTCGTGCAGAACTCGCGAAGGTCATCAACTGTGAAGGGCTTCTTGTCGACTTGTCGATGGACCAGCATACTGAAGTGAGATTGGGTGTTGCTCAAAACGGCCATACGCCTTTTCAAACCCTGAAAAGGCTGAGTGAAGAAGATTTGTGCATTACTGTTAAAGATACCGCTAAAAAGACCTTATTAAACCTGTCGTTCACACCAAAACATTCACATTGATGTTTAAATTCCTCAATAGAAGGCTATTATATAAGTAGTTAAAAATCAAAAGGAGGAATTATTCATGAGTGACAATAACGGTTTTTCTGATAAAT
This window harbors:
- a CDS encoding response regulator transcription factor; this translates as MTKIIIIDDHQLFREGVKRILDFESSFEVVAEGGDGNEVVKLYEENRPDVVLMDINMPQKNGVEATGELIEQFPDAKVIMLSIHDDESYVTHALKTGALGYMLKEMDADAIIQAIKVVAKGGSYLHPKVTRNLVMEFRRLSERENKGSFHQTEIRRPYHLLTKRESEVLQLLTDGQSNRVIGETLFISEKTVKNHVSSILQKMQVNDRTQAVVTAIKNGWVEVR
- a CDS encoding DEAD/DEAH box helicase is translated as MKQIEEFLTGRMWLRNFTPFPKDQIDKAISDGSVSTSPGILDGRQCARCLEKSTKKIIPFFCAACHTICYYCRQCIKMGRISSCTELITWALPSTISPQSHTFHWNGSLTPLQERASQEVQKSLLQKNDHLIYAVCGAGKTELLFPPIFDALKKGLRVCIAAPRTDVVLELTPRVRAVFPNTIVHSLYGDSPEEWGFAQLVIATTHQLYRFIDAFDIVIVDEADAFPFSYDPALKRAVMKAKKKEAPIVYVSATPSDELVKQVSSTSRIFQRFHGHPLPVPEFRSLWSYEKDFAKGKIPTKLAAWVDGKIEKDEPFLVFFPTVELIEQAIILFQKRHPTIEAVHSKDQDRKEKVMKLRKKKIPGVLTSTILERGITIPNVQVAVVGADQPIFDAAALIQISGRTGRAIDYPEGEVIFFHNGIVRQMDKAKKRIISYNREVIK
- a CDS encoding YigZ family protein, which encodes MRENYITVGDSANAEILIQKSRFIGHVARAETEQQAIEFIDSIKLLHRSATHNCSAYLIGEHDSIQKANDDGEPSGTAGFPMLEVLKKQGLKDVVIVVTRYYGGIKLGSGGLIRAYGRTASAAISAAGTVERKLHHLMKISIDYTWLGKLENEVRQSPYPLDHLEYKEGVDLYIHVAVEKEEEFINWINELTNGQAQISKEYSEFLDFKLS
- a CDS encoding 3'-5' exonuclease, translating into MEKRDARQILEQKMKETRPQWNRKQPARPKKYKSSMQKVENYVVLDFETTGLRAGSDKIIQIGAVRYLNHQRKETMYMMVNPQCSISGTITRITGITNNDVENAPVIEEVAHELIAFIGGLPIVAHNAPFDMGFLYALEEITPIPEYTVIDTVKLARRAITQTPNHKLTTLTAFLKLEHDAHDALGDCLATAAIYQYCYDRI
- a CDS encoding glycosyltransferase family 4 protein, producing the protein MLYLTMVLAFIASIALTPIVKRIAFRVGAVDRPNYRKVHARIMPRLGGLAIFASFLIAYFILKPQDPISNAIEASFIPIETAIIIGAFLIIITGVLDDMYEISAKAKLIGQLVAAGIVVVGGGLEISFINLPFGGVLDFGYLSIPLTILWIVGITNAINLIDGLDGLAAGVSTVALLTLAAMAFIMGDVYVMSMAALLAASTSGFLVYNFHPAKIFMGDTGALFLGFMISVLALMGFKNVTVVALIIPIIMLGVPISDTFFAIVRRVREKKSISEADKSHLHHCLLNIGFSHSQTVLIIYGIAALFGLAALLFSQATLWGGILLISVMLVAIELFVEVVGLAGKNYRPLLNLVRLKGKEQD
- a CDS encoding NAD-dependent epimerase/dehydratase family protein, whose protein sequence is MKVLIIGGTSFVGRHIVEKLLEKGHEVVLFNRGKSNPSVFPELKRILGDRRKDAAKLANEKWEAVIDTSTYTPADLEPILENILTDHYTFISTISVYTDFKQGPVKENASVFEKKVQGDKVTGETYGPFKVMCERLIEERLGDRALIIRPGIVVGPADPTDRFTYWTIKLNGKGPVLIPGSKKSKVQWIDARDLAEFTVSQMEKKATGIFNVAADSISMEEFVSSLAAGELETTWADDSDLLDKGVQTFELPFWIPISTDFPEGFILVNNEKAKSTGLTLRSLEQSAKDTLEWSKTEGVTQLKAGLDEEKERDLLKSLKK
- a CDS encoding DegV family protein, giving the protein MKTAIVTDSTAYLPEETRKALNIHMVSLQVTFGSHSHREEDLTEEAFYQKAKEEFPKTSQPPLGEFVTLFNELSGSHDEIVSIHLSSGISGTYAGSQQAAEMVNGIDVYSFDSELTCALQGFYVVKAAKMAENGADAQTILNELNEMKKSLRAYFMVEDLKHLQRGGRLSSAQALIGGMLQIKPILHFQEKVIIPFEKVRTRKKAMNRIVDLLKEDSKDGQKLQATIIHANRPEEAKQWCKELGIACPDVDFEISYFGPVIGTHLGEGAMGLGWVKK
- a CDS encoding LCP family protein; the encoded protein is MNRKVYRKTKSSRKRTIIKVIATLAVSLLICVSAYGIYLVKKAESAVDTAYEPVGNTNEDVEPLTDNISILFIGVDDSEERNQSDSNIRSDALILATLNNADKSIKLVSIPRDTYTYIPDGGEEDKITHAYAYNGPSSTIESVEELLDVPVDYYLRMNFDAFIDTIDALGGIEVEVPYDITEQDENDSKDAIELKEGIQFLNGSEALALARTRHYDNDIERGKRQQMILESIMNRALSVGSITKYGDVFEAVGDNMKTDMSFQDMRALFEYAKAGKPDVETITLDGYDDMSTGIYYWKLKEESLLEIQDILQSHLGLKPDTSNLTNSGIEQEFAEYPNEGEKTPQ
- a CDS encoding DUF4440 domain-containing protein, which translates into the protein MMKKMIIAVGLILTLAACSDSEEPSVNENTVEDGNAANENNAIDHGIDETPEESAGFTVDEEGNILAAEVPEEQANELLSAYDEYIAAFNAEDIDRYMKTIAQEPDGFDREEDKAALTQAFEAYDSQYETSDETIVKYEENRAEVFASLNVKMKAADSDDAVEQTARQVVIFKKENDEWKVNGVHLVGN
- a CDS encoding sensor histidine kinase, whose translation is MAKKISVKAPDSIFNEMVAGIERAKQDIFAISEESRQSYEEMKDELEDVRLNISRVIEAGDFLEDKTRAARRRLAEVSQFFNSFTESQVRQVYEQANDLQVQLSLNRNEEKKYRQKRYKLQRRLQVLLQTIERAENLVNQINVASSYLTSDLENGDEDIGKNKSSQEYSLRIIEAQEEERKRLSREIHDGPAQMMANVLLRSDLIERTYREKGPELAFQEITSLKEMVRQALTEVRRIIYDLRPMALDDLGLVPTLKKYIDTIEEYNKGIKLKFHSNGKEVRLPNRYETAIFRLIQEGISNAIRHGKSTEITIEMEWVKNQVKIIVTDNGTGFDQGIVKNQSFGLTGMKERIELVEGDFFINSSPGNGTVLMFHIPFKEGI